In the Topomyia yanbarensis strain Yona2022 chromosome 3, ASM3024719v1, whole genome shotgun sequence genome, one interval contains:
- the LOC131689764 gene encoding transmembrane protein 43 homolog — MNFVETLKSCWLATLIGSILLTAGTCVLFWNEARAISTTLSLEEALNDAVTVSAEHPYDRIYEGRLIHLNGWITTGEPLTEPDYNIQVQAVKLKRRVQMYQWIEEYVENRFGETVSTAQTEDRSYYYTLDWRDELVDSRSFYIRSGHHNPSAFPMDSKIYVSERVHIGQYELGPALKERFNNFIDITSDTRPEDPTVKLHGGLYYHCNDIWNPEVGDIRIQFAYAGLEGTPYTLVGKLENGRIVPYESSHARKVLLIYPGELSLQATINLEHQAKRITTWSWRLIGWALLFFSATCSASILQYITSQSRVLRQFVPNPNFSVSTNLRMSLSLALAIASIAWVIRRPLLGGSIFLVAVSPFLYRARRLFSNYQRMD; from the exons ATGAACTTTGTTGAAACGCTAAAATCGTGTTGGTTAGCCACGTTAATCGGTTCGATTCTGCTAACTGCCGGTACCTGCGTGTTATTTTGGAACGAG GCCCGCGCTATCAGCACAACACTTTCGCTTGAAGAGGCCCTGAACGACGCAGTCACAGTAAGTGCGGAACATCCCTACGATAGGATATATGAGGGACGTCTGATCCACCtgaacggatggattacaacgGGGGAACCGCTCACAGAACCAGACTACAATATTCAGGTTCAAGCCGTTAAACTGAAACGACGTGTTCAAATGTACCAATGGATTGAAGAATATGT GGAAAATCGTTTTGGTGAAACAGTTTCCACTGCTCAAACTGAGGACCGTTCCTACTACTATACATTGGATTGGCGTGATGAATTGGTCGATTCGCGAAGCTTTTATATTCGCAGTGGACACCACAATCCCAGTGCCTTTCCAATGGATTCAAAGATATACGTATCGGAACGGGTTCACATCGGACAGTATGAGCTAGGCCCTGCTCTGAAGGaacgttttaataattttatagatattacatctgaCACTCGCCCTGAGGATCCTACAGTTAAGCTGCATGGTGGACTATACTATCACTGTAATGATATTTGGAACCCGGAAGTGGGGGATATTCGTATACAATTTGCTTATGCGGGATTGGAGGGAACACCG tACACATTGGTAGGAAAGTTAGAGAACGGTCGAATTGTCCCGTACGAATCGTCTCACGCAAGAAAAGTGCTGCTTATCTATCCAGGAGAATTATCGCTCCAAGCTACCATCAATCTCGAACATCAAGCAAAACGAATAACGACTTGGAGCTGGCGTCTGATTGGTTGGGCACTGCTGTTTTTCTCGGCCACCTGTTCTGCATCTATACTGCAGTACATAACGTCACAAAGTCGAGTGCTGCGCCAGTTTGTTCCCAACCCAAATTTTTCTGTATCCACGAATTTGAGAATGTCGCTTTCACTGGCGTTGGCAATTGCTTCAATTGCTTGGGTTATTCGTCGACCATTGCTGGGTGGTAGCATATTTCTAGTGGCGGTATCTCCTTTCCTGTATCGCGCCCGAAGACTATTCAGTAACTACCAACGGATGGACTAG